One window of Choristoneura fumiferana chromosome 13, NRCan_CFum_1, whole genome shotgun sequence genomic DNA carries:
- the LOC141434001 gene encoding mitochondrial transcription rescue factor 1: protein MNSAWRKITRPLLIYRGLRQEIIRKSITTTVCSNNVNIASFSRNLYPNNVSFCSVRHKSKKQKAQDSDDEGESFEDDNSLSRDSKIVKFNTTSLRTDLILKTALGIARNKIEQLFYESKIRVNGKKILKKSLSVKIGDEIDVIKAISPKNPDHLYISRIEIMNLAAKEETIAVTARRFKSLLIENYETDPYKGSAENEE, encoded by the exons ATGAATTCAGCATGGCGCAAAATAACAAGGCCGTTGCTAATCTACCGCGGGCTTAGACAAGAAATTATACGTAAATCTATCACAACAACAGTGTGTTCGAATAATGTAAACATAGCTTCTTTTTCAAGGAATTTGTACCCAAATAACGTTTCATTTTGTTCTGTTCGTCACAAATCTAAAAAG CAAAAAGCTCAAGACTCTGACGATGAGGGGGAATCATTTGAAGATGATAACTCACTTAGTAGGGATTCAAAAATTGTTAAGTTCAACACAACCTCATTACGAACAGACCTGATACTGAAGACAGCTTTAGGAATTGCTAGAAA taaaattgaacaattattttatgaaagtaAGATAAGAGTTAATGGAAAGAAAATACTCAAGAAAAGTCTTTCT GTCAAAATAGGTGATGAAATAGATGTAATAAAAGCAATCAGCCCCAAAAATCCAGATCATTTGTATATTTCTCGTATAGAAATAATGAATTTAGCAGCTAAAGAAGAAACTATTGCAGTCACAGCACGGAGATTTAAATCATTGCTTATAGAAAACTACGAAACTGATCCTTATAAAGGCTCTGCTGAGAATgaagaataa